The Pelodiscus sinensis isolate JC-2024 chromosome 4, ASM4963464v1, whole genome shotgun sequence genomic sequence tCCACTTTATACAtcctcctccaaaaaaaaataaaatagggtGCATCTAAATAGAAGTTCCTTGACACtacttaaaaatacattttatactTGCTTTTCACACatgcaattattctgaaatatctaatATCTAAATTCACAGCCTACTTTATTTTGCAATAGTATTAATGTGTAGACAAACTCTGATTTGTAGTTCCATTAATTTCTCTTAACTATTCCTATTCCTGAATCTCCAGTGAGCAATCTTCAGGTTAAAGATAAactaataggctacgtctacactggcgcgttctcacgcaaaaacttttttgtggaagagttcttctgcaaaaactcttccagaagagagcgtctacactgacatgtgcttttctgcaagagatgtgcttttgctcaagagcatccttgccagagtagacgctctcttgcacaagaaagctctgatggccattttaaccatagggctttcttgcgtaagaaattcatgttgcctgtctacactggcctcttgcgcaagaacagttgcacaaaagggcttattcctgagcgggagtgtcagagctctggtgcaagaagccctgatttcatacattagaatgtcagtttacttgcgcaagaacacgtgaccagtgtagacaggcagcaagtttttgcgcaagagcagccacttttgcgcaaggtTGCACCAGTGTATACACAGCCATAGGCTACATCAtcactgtttgttttttgcagaagaggaaattcaaatgaagcgctcattagcaaatGTCATGCTCTCCTTTGCGTAttttcttccgatcctttttgtgatttttttttttttttacgaaaAAAACCGtggtgtagacggggccatttttcagaaaaaaaacccttttgcacaaaatcctttaagcctcgttttttgaggaataagagatcttgcacaaaaggatcttgcacaaaaatggccccatctaccctctgaattttttcacaaaaacctcttccgcaaaaacgatcagaaaagaatatgcaaatgagagcacaagatttgctaatgagcgcttcatttgcatttcctcttccccaaaaaacaaacagtgtagatTAAAGAGTCTAACTTTCTTGGGGGGAGCAAGTTCTAAATGCCCTGCTAATGTCTGTGTAATATGGAGGCTTCAGTGACTCCGATGAACACAGTTGCAGCAGTATGGGATAGGATAAAGGTGGTCTTTTGGGTTGGAGGCTGTTAGCCATTATGGTTTTATAGGAAACAAATAAGCAGGGCAGATCAGAGCACCTGATTAATAATCTTGTGTTGGTATGCTTACTAATCAAATGACTGCCAAGTTCTTTTGATGAGTAAGTGCTCATTGTGCCCTCAGTCTTAAAATGGGATTTCAAGGTTTATCCTATTTACAGATCATGTACAGGCTCCCAGTGTAGTTCTGAACTAGATTGAGGAATCTATATCAATAGATTTAAAAAACCGTATTTCTATAGCATCTTTTATCCCAAAGAATCCCTAACTGATTCACAGATAGATTTTACTGTAGATACATAAAGTTCTCCCTGCAGCCTTCTGGGTGCTGCCAGTACTTCAGTGCTCTAGCGATACACCAGTATGCAATCATAGAGGCATCTGAGGGTATCCGCTgattgtggggggaagggaaggatctTTTTGGCCCCATTTTCTCTGTGTAATAACTTCTCTGGCCATCGCAATTACATGGTGCATACATGGTGAGAGCTCCATTCAACCCTCCATAGCAAGAGGAACAAGATGTGGGGATGGGATACTGCTGAAAGCAGTAACAAATATCGGGGTTCCTCACAGCTCTGCTATTGCTTGGTATAAACCAATTGGTTTGTACACAGATTCTAGGAGAGATGGATGCCTTTTCTTTACCATCTCTGATAATACATATATCACTAGGTTTCTAAATAGGATTGCAGAATATATCCTAAGAGATAGGGGCTCTTCTAAATCATTACAGTATGAATTAATGTTCATAATGATCACTATGACCTGCTTAGTGGTGACTGTAATGACCTTTCTGTACTCAAACTTACACACTTGTGTGCATTATtataatacttaaaaaaaaaagagagagagagcagtccTGTGTCATtttagaggctaacaaatatattaggtcatgagcttttgtggataaaacccacttccatcagatgagttggagttcTATTTATTAGTTCTAAGCtgctacaggactgcttgtttttaaagttacacacgGCTACCCCTAAGACATAACAATACTCAGCTCTTACTagggagggatgttaaatttagattaattcattaactgaatagtcgatgggatttccattgactattggaTTCGTttataagggcacctctgcctttggaCTATAGCAAAAGCCCTGACAgcctcttgctacagttcaaaagaggaagccccacagggagcacagggcttcttttttgaaatgtacaagagctccattaggggttttgtacatttcaaagaaagccCCCCAGGGAGCATGAGGCCACTGGGGgggccccactggggctcttgtgcatttcaaaagcagaatcgcagcagaagcagCGCAAAcaaagactgcttcagtccctgctcatgccatttctgctgtgcctctacctccactggcccccatggagatggtgctgggggaaccagcttttaagccagctccctcccgcAGCACTcgctcctgtccctcctgcccccacctctctGATAAAGACAGTGGGGAGGAAGTGATTAGTCCACGGATAGTCGACTGGTCTCTTACATTCCTAATTCTTACTGTTACTAGCCGTTTTAATGTTGTGCCTAGATACTACATTGTTGAACATATTAGAAATAATGAAAATGTCTCTGTGTCGGGGCTTAACTTCTAATATTTTTACTTAGAAAATTCCAATAAAGGCTTTTAGTGATATTGCTGACTTGCATGCTATTATCTAGGGTGACCCTTTATTACAGGGTATATAGTATGAGCAAAGTATAGGAGAAGGAAATGAATGATTTGCAGAGAACTCAGTCTGCTAATCGGTGATGGGGATATGAATGTACAGAGATACTAGGAAAAATGCAAACGATTTCATCATCTTGAAGTGTATAAAGGGGAGATACGTATCTTTTTGTGTTGAGTGTGCACTGAAGAATTTTGGTCCATTACCTTTGTCATTCACTCCCATTCAGTGGTGAATATTTATCATGATCTGCCTACTCCGACCATGGTTTCTTTCATGGTAGCATTTCCCCTCATGGAGCTTTTCCATCTTTAACTTCTGTTTGTGCTTCCTGTGTTGGTCTCTCCACTCCTTTTCTTATATGCATTTGAAAAGACAATTCAGTGTAGAATGATTCTTCTATACTGTATTGGGTCTCTGCACTTAAGAAATTCCTGATACCTAAAAATGCTGTCATCTGAGGACCTCTAGTTGATTTCCTGAAAATTCACCCATTCCAAAGGTCAGCTGCTAGAACTTCCTTCCTGATGAAAATTCACCCATTCCAAAGGTCAGCTGCTAGAACTTCCTTCCTGATGTCTCCACTCCATGTGGCTAAATGTATCTGCATTTGGATGGAAGATGCCAAAGAAGAGCTAGCATTATAACTTAGATGCTGCTCAGCTGACCACTTATTGcattatttaaataatattaCAAAACTAGCTTAAATTTTCAGTGTCAGTTAAACCAGCATCACCTTACTGAAGTCCATTGAATTGTATTGGCATAACTATAGTCAGAGTATGGTCCAAGAGGCAGTTTTAGTTACTCAGAACTCTAACCATGCACCTTTTTTTGAGAAGTCACTCAGTGCTGTTGATGAATTCAAATGATTCTGTTGCACCAAATAGTAACTGATTTCTCTAGACTAAATGAGCCAGTAAGTGAAGAGAGCTGTGGATTTTAATTGACTTGTATTGACTTTTTGACAGATGCTTTCTTTACGTGTCGAAAGAATGTGCTTCTGGCGAAGAGCCCGGCCACCCAGGTAGGGGACCTCTCTTCTGTTCCCAGCAGGAGGCAGATCCCAGAAGAGCAggaagccctgctgcagcagccgctGGAGGAGGAAGCTGGTGGGCTACAGAGCAGTGAGAGTGTGCCAGCAGTAAGGAAGGTGTCAGTAACATTGACTAGTGACTGGCCGGAAGGCTCAGAGTTACTGATGACCAGTCTCAGCAATCTCAATATGGCTTCAGAGGTCACATGGTGCAGTGATCATCAGCTTGATGAGCTACATACCTTAATGTCTCTAGGATCAACGGAAAATGCTGTAATCACACTGGCAAAATTACCAGAAGAGGAAAGTGTGGTTGTGGTTGACagtgcagcctgggcagcagtACGGACACAGACTGATCATCAGATTAGTGGCTGCACCCTTTCAGCCCTGGAAAGGGAAGATGAAGATACTTCTATGTTAGGCTGGAGTTTAGCACATGATACAGCAATAGTGCCAGTGGAGGCCACGGCCTGGCCTCTTTATGACACAGGACAATTTCAGCCTTTTCCATCAGAGAGACCTTATCATGGTCAGTAATAGTACAGACCTGTTTGATTCTGCCGTGCTAGAGTGGGACTATGTAATGTAACAAACCTTTTTGATCTCCCTGCATATGAATGCTAAATGTTGGATGAGCTAGGCATATCTGCTCTTGCCGTTTGTTAGGCATAGGTTGCCTCTTTTCATACCAGGCTGATTGCATCTCTTGATGAAAATGGTAAAAGTAATCTTTCCTAATGGAAATGTCAGAGCTTCTGACATTATTGGGTTGGATAGTGCTGCTATTCACAGTTCCTTTACAATTATCATACGTGTCTGCCTCATACTGGAGGTGGCCTCCAAAGAATGGTTGAGCTTTTCCTCCCCATTAGGACTCTTGCCATCCCATCACTACCGACAGCTATTCAGATTAATCAAAGAAAAAATAATCCAAGGGCCCAGCTTTAGGGAACAAGAGAACAGCCAATACCATGTCTCCCAACTAGAAGGGGCATCCCAGGAAATGGGACAGGAAGGATACCCATCATAGATCTGACCTGACTTCTTCTCCCTTATATATAGAGATTTTATGGAGGGACTGGGAGGATCTCTCTGCACAGACGGCTGATCCAGATCTGGGCTCAGAGAATGGGCCTCTGTTTGAATTTCGAGTCATGTCTTACAACATTCTGGCCCAGGACCTGGTGGAGCAAAGCCCTGATCTCTACCTGCATTGTCAACCAGATATCCTGGACTGGAGTTACCGTCTCCCAAACCTCTTGCAGGAGATCCAGCACTGGGACCCCGATGTGAGTACTACCCAGGTCCTTCTGTATCATCTATCATCAGAATTTTTGGAGTGGAAAGCCAGAGCCTCTGAGGTTATTAGGGTCCTTGGTTACATGCCCACTGACTCATATAGCCTTACTAGGATCCATTCTTCGATTGAAGGGACTCAACTTTTACCTAGTagaagtgggagcagggcagcCTGCTACAGTCCTTGGGGAGGATGCAGAATCTGTAGGGCAATTTGGAAGAAGTCTAGATATAAGGCCTATATGGGGGGAGATTTCCTGCTCCTTGCTGCTTCAGACTACCTTAGCATGCTGAGGAAGAAGTGTGCTCATCTCTCAGGATGAGACCTGAATTTGTTTCATTCTTGCTTGCCCACTGGGTAACTGAAGGGGAAATATGTGCTACAGAAATTGCCCATCATGCTCTAGCTCAGTTTTCAACCAAGTTTATGTGTACCCCTTGGGATAACCAAGCTTTTCCAGGGGGTATGTCAGCTCatttagatatttgcctagttttacaacagactacCTAAAAAGCAcaagcaaagtcagtacaaactaaaatgttatatagacagtgacttgtttatactgttgCATATATTATacattgaaatgtaagtacaatagtTATATTCCAGTTTGATTTATGATTATATAACAGAAATGAGAAAGCAAGCATTCTtccagtaatagtgtgctgtgacacttttgcatttttatgactgattttataagcaagtagtttttaagtctggTGAAACTTCGGAgtacgcaagacaaatcagactgctGAAAGGGATATAGCACAGTATTCTGGAAAGGTTGAAAGGCACTGCTGTAGCTGGAGGGGAGGTTACTTATATAGTCTTTCTTGGTGAAGAGGTTATATAGGGGAAacagtttttctttctcttcctctgctGTCTTAACTCCTCCCTCCAAAAAACAACCTCAAAGAAATTGCCAAACAGATGTGCTGTGAGCTATGTCTCTGCCTTTCTTCCAGGTTCTGTGTCTCCAGGAAGTGCAGGAGAATCACTACTGCGAGCAGCTGGAGCCAACATTCAGAATGATGGGTATTTCCCTTTCTTATCTACAGGTTTGATTGTGACTTGCTGAGAACACTCCATCTTAGTTTCCAGAGCTCTACTGTGTGTTCACAGAAGTATTTCCCACCCCAGATTTTGATGCCCACATTTCTGAAGCTATCTGTGCTCTTTTAATTGCCCTGTTTCTGTTGTAACTGATTTTTCCCCAGATTCGCTAATCAGGGCCACACAACTTATCAGGGGCCTGGTTTATGCAAAGAGAACAAAAGGCACTTGATGGTAAATGATGGCTAACAGGATAGCACTGCCTACAAAGGTATACGTGTGAGACAGAAGGAGAGAGATGGATGAGAGCATCCCTGGGGGCATAACTAGAAGTATGGGCTGAAAATTCAAAGTGGGTATCAGGGAAGTCTTCCTGCCAGTGAGGTTTGCTGGGCTGTAGGACAGTCCCTTGAGAGGAGTAATAGGAGTGCCATTGGTTGTGCTATTTAAATCCTGCAAAACAGATTTTCTATACTTCGTTACATCTAACTAAAGAGGAGTCCATGCTCCTGGTCCAGCCATTTGGGCCCTCCTGATGAGTGGTGGTTTCTTTTCAGGCTTTGTATGTGTATACAAACGGAGAACAGGAAAAAAGACAGATGGCTGCGCAATTTGCTACAAGCACAGTAGGTTCCAGCTGATCAGTGCCAGCCCTGTAGAGTACTTTCGGCCTGGCTTGGATATCCTAAACAGAGACAATGTGGGTCTGGTGTTGTTGCTGCAGCCTCTACTCCCAGAGGATATAGAACAGAAGGCAACAAGCCCCCTATGTGTGGCTAACACTCATGTGCTATATAATCCCCGACGAGGAGATATCAAGCTtgcacagatggccttgctcctaGCAGAGATTGACAAGGTTGCAAAAACTGTTGAGGGTAGTTACTGTCCTGTCATCTTGTGTGGAGACCTGAATGCTGTGCCTGACTCCCCATTGTACAAGTTCATCCGGAATGGTCAACTCTTCTACCATGGGATGCCAGCCTGGAAGGTAGGTATAGCTAGTGAATGGCATGGAATAGCTTTTTGGATTGCAGAGAGTGGAGTATTTATGTAATTGTGGCTCTGATCACTATTATAAGGCTACTTCCTCCTTATAAAGAATGAGTCCTGCTCAGCATCAAATTCATAGACATACAGTAAATCACATTCTGTGTTCCTAGCAAGAATGGAGGTTACCAAACCAGagagaatttttaaaatcttctttCTTTTTCACTACTGATGTTTCTTGTTTGTGGTGTTAGTTCAGATGGCAAAACTTGACTGGTCAGTATTCTCCTTCATTCATCCATCACTGTTGTACTTAGGTGATAGTTAATGTAGGGGGAGGCAGAAATTCATATTCATGGAAATATTATCTAAATGTTTGGCCTAAAGCTAGTTCTGTTCTTGAAATATACATCCATGGGAGTACCGCTCCTTTACATGTATTCTCTGTGGCTGTGCACACATACCCAGCTTGCTCTCAGGCATTGGCTCTCAAATGGGTTTGAGCAAAATAtttcagagatttgttttctcttttctcccccctttccttttCACCACATGTTCCCTAGCTAGTAGGTGCATCACAGATTTATGTGATACTTTTTCTGTGCaagagtgcaggggtttggctCTGTGTGGGTGCTGTGTATTCTCTTTGAGTGTGCTGTGCCTGTCTCATGAAGTTTCTGCTTTGTGATGTTGCTGGCCTTGCTTAAGCCACTTCTTCCTGGTGTTTTGTTCCCCTCACCTATACCCTGCTGCCTTTTTGCAGGTTTCGGGACAGGAAGACTTGTCCCAACAGCAGCACCAGAGGAAGCTGCAGACCCCACTCTGGCATAGCTGTCTGGGTATAACGGATAACTGTCAATATGTTACACTTTGTCAGCCAAAGAAATCAGGTGAGCTGTGGTGTGAACAGGAGCTCAACAAATACAATCATTTGGTGGATCTTGCACCCACTCATTGATCTGCAGGGCTGGGAATTATGCTGCACCAAGTGGTCTCCTTGACAAGGATTCTGTCATTTCGGAGTACCTGATTTGAATTGTATCACTTGTATGCCCCACAATTCAGGTTGGTTTTCTACCATCTTCCTGCACATGCTGGAAGCTGAATGTCCCACAGTACTTTACATATCATAGTTATATTTAGAGTAAGCTTGAAAGTGCTCATCTTTTTCTTCAAAGCACTATGTGGTGTAAAATCCATTTAGCCTTTCACTCAGCACTTAGGGtaaatctagactacaggcttttgtcgacagaagttttgtcgacagatactgtcgacaaagcttctgtcgacaaagagcatctagactacatccagttctgtcgacaaagcaagctgctttgttgacatggcagtgtagacgcaaaggacagtttacatgcaataacgccttctgtcgacagaactctgtcgacaaaaggcgttattcctcgtaaaatgaggtttaccagcgttgacaaaactgctgagttctgtcgacgttatgtcgacagaactcagcggtagtgtagacgcaggtttagttttgtctacaaaagtccacttttgtcgacaaaaccctgtagtctagacacacccttagagtccaGGTCAAGATGTTGTTGGTAGAAGCTGGGTGGTTATGAACACGCTAGAAATCAGGCTGAACCtatatctttctttttttcccccttcaggcAGGAGTTTCCTCAAACATCTATGCCGTTAACACCCCAAATGCCTTGCTTGGAATTTGACTGGTAGACAATTTTTTGAGAAGGGGAAGCTCTTAATTTGTGAAGCCTCCAGATATCACAGTGATGGGTGCATCAGCAATAGGTGTTAGAGTATCTAGGCTGCAGTCTAGAGCAGCGTTCCCTCTacatttttccatctgtgtgtggaataaatgttatgtgcattaGGGCACATGCAGATGTGTGCCACCAAtgaaacacctgctgccagctgtgggctctctgctaatctgCTGAGAGGCACCTGGATCTCTCCTGGGTGAATTATAGGGAAAACTGGTCTAGACTGTCTTTTCCTCTTCTATCTTAATGTCTATTCTATATTCAGTTTTTTTTGTTATGCCTATCACTGTGGCATTCATGTATTCTGGTAGTGGTTTTGGCATGGAAACCTAAAAAGATAGCTGACTTGGTTGTTTTCTTCCTTGAACTGACTCTGCTCTGCAGACAGACACAAGTACAGCCGGGACTTCCTGCTGCAGTTCCGTTTCTGTGATGCTGCCTGTGAACGACCTGCCCATCTGATTCTGCTGGAGGGTGTGACAGATGTTAAACCAGGTATTGGAGCAAGTTTTCCCCCACTTCAGCATCTTTTCAGTGGACATAAGCTTCCTTTGGCAAGACTTAAACCAATAAGTGGAGATCAGTTTTGGCTGCTTGTTGGCTGGATGAGTCCCTGAAAAGGCAAGGGCTTGGGAAGGTGGGAGCCCACCATTCCATCATACTCCCAGGTCACAAGTAGATTACATAAGGTCTCAGCAGCTTTGTGCTGGCCTGCTCCTTGTATTGCAAGTCTTGATTTGCTGATTTATGTGCTTTACCCTCTGTGTGGAGGAATGGCAGAAAGTTTCTGTCCTCTAGAAACTAATTTCTGTCCTCTAGTTTTGGAGTCGTGCAAGTATTTTTTCATTCCTTCTGTGTTTCCAGCTCCACTGGAAGCAATCTGTACTGGCACCTGAGCTGCTTCCATATTAATGTACATTGGCATCAGAGGGGGACCACAAGCTGGCATTAGATCTGCTACTAAAGAAGCAGAACCTCTCCTCATCTCTGGGCCTTTTGACATGCTTGGTTCTGTTCTCCTCATTCTCCACCTTCTTGTGCCTTGCAACCAATTTCATGATCCCAATTCTGTAACTAAGTTTGTCTGACAGCAGAGGTTGTAATATAGGCCCACAGGGATAAGTCTCTGAGCAATAGTCATATCCACAGTGCTAAGCACAGGAGCTGTTCGACCTAAGTAAGTTGGTTGCACTAATTTATTGTCAGGAATGGCCCATTGACCTCAGGGGTGTAGGAGTTTGGCTTGATTTTTGGCCTTGTATCAACTTGTTATTCTTTCAGCGCCACTGTACTTAGAGGCCTCTTGTCTGAGACCAGGAC encodes the following:
- the ANGEL1 gene encoding protein angel homolog 1 isoform X2, whose amino-acid sequence is MGNRGRQVCRRQILKDAFFTCRKNVLLAKSPATQVGDLSSVPSRRQIPEEQEALLQQPLEEEAGGLQSSESVPAVRKVSVTLTSDWPEGSELLMTSLSNLNMASEVTWCSDHQLDELHTLMSLGSTENAVITLAKLPEEESVVVVDSAAWAAVRTQTDHQISGCTLSALEREDEDTSMLGWSLAHDTAIVPVEATAWPLYDTGQFQPFPSERPYHEILWRDWEDLSAQTADPDLGSENGPLFEFRVMSYNILAQDLVEQSPDLYLHCQPDILDWSYRLPNLLQEIQHWDPDVLCLQEVQENHYCEQLEPTFRMMGFVCVYKRRTGKKTDGCAICYKHSRFQLISASPVEYFRPGLDILNRDNVGLVLLLQPLLPEDIEQKATSPLCVANTHVLYNPRRGDIKLAQMALLLAEIDKVAKTVEGSYCPVILCGDLNAVPDSPLYKFIRNGQLFYHGMPAWKVSGQEDLSQQQHQRKLQTPLWHSCLGITDNCQYVTLCQPKKSDRHKYSRDFLLQFRFCDAACERPAHLILLEGVTDVKPDCPAHWPKHLTMVNDPNPELFFPRSPGVIRHGLNLTSAYSHFLLQEGRSEVTTMPMGLGATVDYIFYSTEPTENGNKGGRRLYRDGALKLLGRLSLLSEDVLWLANGLPNPFCSSDHLCLLASFGLEISSA
- the ANGEL1 gene encoding protein angel homolog 1 isoform X3, which produces MHQISLSRIRTGQHLDAFFTCRKNVLLAKSPATQVGDLSSVPSRRQIPEEQEALLQQPLEEEAGGLQSSESVPAVRKVSVTLTSDWPEGSELLMTSLSNLNMASEVTWCSDHQLDELHTLMSLGSTENAVITLAKLPEEESVVVVDSAAWAAVRTQTDHQISGCTLSALEREDEDTSMLGWSLAHDTAIVPVEATAWPLYDTGQFQPFPSERPYHEILWRDWEDLSAQTADPDLGSENGPLFEFRVMSYNILAQDLVEQSPDLYLHCQPDILDWSYRLPNLLQEIQHWDPDVLCLQEVQENHYCEQLEPTFRMMGFVCVYKRRTGKKTDGCAICYKHSRFQLISASPVEYFRPGLDILNRDNVGLVLLLQPLLPEDIEQKATSPLCVANTHVLYNPRRGDIKLAQMALLLAEIDKVAKTVEGSYCPVILCGDLNAVPDSPLYKFIRNGQLFYHGMPAWKVSGQEDLSQQQHQRKLQTPLWHSCLGITDNCQYVTLCQPKKSDRHKYSRDFLLQFRFCDAACERPAHLILLEGVTDVKPDCPAHWPKHLTMVNDPNPELFFPRSPGVIRHGLNLTSAYSHFLLQEGRSEVTTMPMGLGATVDYIFYSTEPTENGNKGGRRLYRDGALKLLGRLSLLSEDVLWLANGLPNPFCSSDHLCLLASFGLEISSA
- the ANGEL1 gene encoding protein angel homolog 1 isoform X1; its protein translation is MIGTVLCYLLLPAVRLLSALRDAFFTCRKNVLLAKSPATQVGDLSSVPSRRQIPEEQEALLQQPLEEEAGGLQSSESVPAVRKVSVTLTSDWPEGSELLMTSLSNLNMASEVTWCSDHQLDELHTLMSLGSTENAVITLAKLPEEESVVVVDSAAWAAVRTQTDHQISGCTLSALEREDEDTSMLGWSLAHDTAIVPVEATAWPLYDTGQFQPFPSERPYHEILWRDWEDLSAQTADPDLGSENGPLFEFRVMSYNILAQDLVEQSPDLYLHCQPDILDWSYRLPNLLQEIQHWDPDVLCLQEVQENHYCEQLEPTFRMMGFVCVYKRRTGKKTDGCAICYKHSRFQLISASPVEYFRPGLDILNRDNVGLVLLLQPLLPEDIEQKATSPLCVANTHVLYNPRRGDIKLAQMALLLAEIDKVAKTVEGSYCPVILCGDLNAVPDSPLYKFIRNGQLFYHGMPAWKVSGQEDLSQQQHQRKLQTPLWHSCLGITDNCQYVTLCQPKKSDRHKYSRDFLLQFRFCDAACERPAHLILLEGVTDVKPDCPAHWPKHLTMVNDPNPELFFPRSPGVIRHGLNLTSAYSHFLLQEGRSEVTTMPMGLGATVDYIFYSTEPTENGNKGGRRLYRDGALKLLGRLSLLSEDVLWLANGLPNPFCSSDHLCLLASFGLEISSA
- the ANGEL1 gene encoding protein angel homolog 1 isoform X4; translation: MTSLSNLNMASEVTWCSDHQLDELHTLMSLGSTENAVITLAKLPEEESVVVVDSAAWAAVRTQTDHQISGCTLSALEREDEDTSMLGWSLAHDTAIVPVEATAWPLYDTGQFQPFPSERPYHEILWRDWEDLSAQTADPDLGSENGPLFEFRVMSYNILAQDLVEQSPDLYLHCQPDILDWSYRLPNLLQEIQHWDPDVLCLQEVQENHYCEQLEPTFRMMGFVCVYKRRTGKKTDGCAICYKHSRFQLISASPVEYFRPGLDILNRDNVGLVLLLQPLLPEDIEQKATSPLCVANTHVLYNPRRGDIKLAQMALLLAEIDKVAKTVEGSYCPVILCGDLNAVPDSPLYKFIRNGQLFYHGMPAWKVSGQEDLSQQQHQRKLQTPLWHSCLGITDNCQYVTLCQPKKSDRHKYSRDFLLQFRFCDAACERPAHLILLEGVTDVKPDCPAHWPKHLTMVNDPNPELFFPRSPGVIRHGLNLTSAYSHFLLQEGRSEVTTMPMGLGATVDYIFYSTEPTENGNKGGRRLYRDGALKLLGRLSLLSEDVLWLANGLPNPFCSSDHLCLLASFGLEISSA